In a single window of the Anabas testudineus chromosome 17, fAnaTes1.2, whole genome shotgun sequence genome:
- the LOC113171725 gene encoding uncharacterized protein LOC113171725 isoform X4: MEACMIKPEVKKKPIKPKPPPKPAQIKINDPETPEIPPPFIPPRPTDAPKPPPKPAQIKRSDPEGLKKAAPVLPPRPTDADPQSLNGDVSGSNDDHSEHSKQEKGGFFRFQIWKTSKAPGARTPGQDKELLQTQLSVSNGDLSENNNSKATESLDSELSDTTDNLSENKFHDGELTTSSEALSESKPKERGRIFSAIFKKSPKPAETTEPDENESPDTELLISDDLTENTQEKGGGLFSGLLKKTLKVSLDREAENEPLRSRDELSESNTSKEKNIFSNVFKSLQKPAKGSAEVKEQEVNCENQFSSSSENLNDTADEVKVKRRGLAGLFQRSASNDNLCDEESNTSEEKKLSGSWENLLGAAISKEKTARLTGIFKKSPKPAPRSITSESTSSDSLGNAAEEDLLADSEISVGDNLPDTSSQAKEKKVRFAGMFKKAVKTVQQQKSEDVEAPEEDELGHRRTIKRKRRVVSFRVKKTLPTMPKITVSSQTSDKLPVMEENVELHELNSPQESTIEVQPVEMAAYPTENNLLESDQENDELMEWWNSVKGWTEWNETSHFQEEDEEMAVEQAADRVYLAARLFVHLFNQRGASLQHRILELLSLADGADQFHKKTVSAAVGGGVASVAGSVATITGLILAPFTFGASVIVTAVGISVATAGGITSATANITDTVHSRMDRKKVEKMIQGYQEEIKDIRECLEFVQEGMDTLQEWDFEQYSQSAATKALNHSVKHVVREGGRAGKDLMINTTTLISTVQLLGATGGAVKAAQVISVTTGVMSGLFLALDVFFLAKDSHELRKGAKTQFAAKVREVCKELQDGLLELNKVKTQLQKTMDGIEVEEYEEEVMEIEEDLEWDPKKLAELEQELDLLEEKLDKKVEEEQKKSKEGEKENQKSKEKKKKSTKYGGDPQIMEKEKEGKKEKDEVEGKLKERPEEDKEMKTETSVKAAIEVLKEQVQKKGKKDKETKKQKEKCEHEKDKAKKDAGTKEKTRTEKKVDVKEQREQDDKSTKVDSERWKIERETQRREEMRGRKPDWKPVNTEKEEGSGRIWRKSSRSDSERGSKCELRESDKEKGNSSREMERLGGGATNGTESWRKTEEERAAEDRRAEMARSREQTEMNEGRDSREPERGDERRGSETESKRRQPERKEAEETEKGRRREDGESRRRHREREHTRRGRRPQSSALLGDGLYI, from the exons ATGGAGGCATGCATGATAAAGccagaagtaaaaaagaaaccGATAAAG CCTAAACCTCCTCCAAAACCTGCTCAG ataaaaataaatgaccCAGAGACGCCAGAGATTCCACCTCCTTTTATTCCTCCGAGACCGACAGACGCC CCTAAACCTCCTCCAAAGCCTGCTCAG ATAAAAAGAAGTGACCCAGAGGGACTAAAGAAAGCAGCTCCTGTGTTGCCTCCGAGGCCGACAGACGCT gaTCCACAGTCTCTAAATGGTGACGTCTCAGGGAGTAATGATGATCATTCTGAACACTCCAAG CAGGAAAAAGGAGGATtcttcagatttcagatttggaaaacaagcaaggCTCCTGGTGCGAGGACACCTGGGCAG GATAAAGAGCTGCTGCAAACTCAGTTATCAGTCAGCAATGGTGATCTGTCcgagaacaacaacagcaaa GCAACAGAGTCACTTGACAGTGAGCTCTCTGACACCACTGACAACCTGTCGGAGAACAAG TTTCATGATGGTGAACTCACAACCAGCAGTGAAGCTCTTTCTGAAAGCAAACCCAAA gAACGAGGAAGAATATTTTCTGCAATATTCAAAAAGTCTCCCAAACCTGCAGAAACCACTGAACCTGACGAG aatgAGTCTCCTGACACTGAACTCTTAATCAGTGATGATTTAACAGAGAATACACAG GAGAAAGGTGGAGGGCTGTTCAGCGGACTCCTCAAAAAGACCCTCAAAGTGTCACTG GACCGGGAAGCTGAGAACGAGCCACTTAGAAGCAGAGATGAGCTGTCTGAGAGTAACACGAGCAAG gagaaaaacattttcagcaacGTGTTTAAGAGTCTTCAGAAACCGGCCAAGGGCTCTGCAGAGGTCAAG GAGCAAGAGGTGAACTGTGAAAATCAGTTCTCTAGTAGCAGTGAGAATCTGAACGACACAGCTGATGAAGTAAag GTGAAGAGAAGAGGCCTAGCTGGACTATTCCAGAGATCAGCCAGCAATGACAACTTATGTGATGAG GAGTCAAACACGAGCGAGGAGAAGAAATTATCTGGGAGTTGGGAGAATCTGTTAGGAGCAGCCATATCAAAG GAGAAAACAGCTCGACTCACAGGGATCTTCAAAAAGTCTCCCAAACCAGCTCCACGCTCCATCACTTCAGAG TCCACCAGCTCAGACAGTCTCGGAAACGCTGCAGAG GAGGATCTTTTGGCAGACAGTGAAATCTCAGTCGGTGATAATCTTCCCGATACTTCTAGTCAAGCAAAG GAGAAAAAAGTCAGGTTTGCAGGGATGTTCAAGAAGGCTGTTAAAACTGTGCAACAACAG AAAAGTGAGGACGTGGAGGCACCAGAAGAAGACGAGCTGGGACACAGGAGGACCATCAAGAGGAAGAGACGA gTTGTGTCATTCAGAGTTAAGAAAACACTTCCCACAATGCCCAAGATTACTGTATCTTCACAG ACGTCAGACAAGCTGCCTGTCATGGAGGAGAATGTGGAGCTGCATGAGTTGAACTCGCCACAG GAGAGTACGATAGAGGTTCAGCCTGTGGAGATGGCAGCTTACCCGACTGAAAACAACCTTCTTGAATCTGACCAg GAAAATGATGAATTGATGGAGTGGTGGAACTCAGTGAAAG GATGGACAGAGTGGAACGAGACGTCACATTTCcaagaggaggatgaggagat ggCTGTGGAGCAGGCAGCTGATCGTGTCTACCTAGCAGCTCGcctgtttgtgcatctgttCAACCAGCGCGGTGCGTCCTTACAGCATCGCATCCTGGAGCTTCTGTCTCTGGCTGATGGAGCGGATCAGTTCCACAAGAAAACAGTGAGCGCCGCTGTGGGTGGAGGGGTGGCCAGTGTGGCGGGCAGCGTGGCTACGATCACAGGGCTCATTCTGGCTCCTTTCACTTTTGGTGCCTCAGTTATTGTCACGGCAGTGGGGATCAGCGTGGCGACTGCAGGCGGCATCACCTCAGCTACGGCTAATATCACAGATACAGTTCACTCCAGGATGGACAGAAAGAAAGTGGAGAAGATGATCCAGGGATACCAGGAGGAGATCAAAGACATCAGAGAGTGTTTGGAGTTTGTGCAG GAAGGTATGGACACCCTGCAGGAGTGGGACTTTGAGCAATATTCTCAAAGTGCTGCCACAAAGGCTTTAAACCATAGTGTGAAACATGTGGTGAGGGAGGGTGGCAGAGCTGGGAAGGACCTGATGATCAACACCACCacactcatcagcactgtacagcTTTTGGGTGCTACAGGTGGTGCAGTCAAAGCTGCCCAGGTCATCAGCGTCACCACGGGGGTCATGTCAGGTCTCTTCCTGGctctggatgttttctttctcgCCAAAGATTCCCATGAGCTCCGCAAAGGTGCCAAAACCCAGTTTGCTGCCAAAGTCAGGGAGGTGTGTAAAGAGCTTCAAGATGGTCTACTGGAGCTGAACAAGGTGAAGAcgcagctgcagaaaacaatggaCGGCATTGAGGTGGAGGAGTACGAGGAAGAGGTGATGGAGATTGAAGAGGATTTGGAGTGGGATCCAAAGAAACTggctgagctggagcaggaactggacctgctggaggagaaactgGACAAGAAGGttgaagaggagcagaagaagagtaAAGAGGGTGAGAAGGAAAATCAGAAAAgtaaggagaaaaagaagaagagcacGAAATATGGAGGAGATCCACAGATaatggagaaggagaaagaagggaagaaggaaaaagacGAGGTAGAAGGGAAACTCAAGGAACGTCCTGAAGAGGACAAAGAGATGAAAACTGAGACAAGTGTGAAAGCAGCGATAGAGGTTTTAAAAGAACAAGTtcagaaaaaaggcaaaaaagacaaagaaactaagaagcaaaaagaaaaatgtgagcATGAAAAGGACAAGGCAAAAAAAGATGCGGgtacaaaggaaaaaacaaggacagagaaaaaggtggatgtaaaagaacagagagaacaaGATGACAAGAGCACAAAGGTAGATtcagaaagatggaaaatagagagagaaactcaaaggagagaggaaatgagagggaGGAAGCCTGATTGGAAACCGGTGAATAccgagaaagaggaaggaagtggaAGAATATGGAGGAAAAGCAGCAGGAGCGACAGTGAAAGAGGGAGCAAGTGTGAACTGAGAGAGTctgataaagaaaaaggaaacagcagcagagagatggagagactCGGTGGAGGAGCAACCAACGGTACGGAGAGctggaggaagacagaggaggagagagcagcagaagaCAGGAGAGCTGAGATGGCAAGAAGTAGAGagcaaacagaaatgaatgaagGAAGAGACTCcagagagccagagagaggagatgaaagaCGAGGGAGTGAGACTGAGAGCAAGAGGAGGCAGCCTGAGAGGAAAGAagctgaggagacagagaaggggaggaggagagaggatggagagagtcggaggagacacagagagcgTGAACACACCCGCCGAGGACGACGACCACAGTCCAGCGCTCTGCTGGGAGACGGGCTGTATATTTAA
- the LOC113171725 gene encoding uncharacterized protein LOC113171725 isoform X2 — protein MEACMIKPEVKKKPIKPKPPPKPAQIKRNDPERPEKPAPEVPPRPTHTASPASYLPKPPPKPAQIKINDPETPEIPPPFIPPRPTDAPKPPPKPAQIKRSDPEGLKKAAPVLPPRPTDADPQSLNGDVSGSNDDHSEHSKEKGGFFRFQIWKTSKAPGARTPGQDKELLQTQLSVSNGDLSENNNSKATESLDSELSDTTDNLSENKFHDGELTTSSEALSESKPKERGRIFSAIFKKSPKPAETTEPDENESPDTELLISDDLTENTQEKGGGLFSGLLKKTLKVSLDREAENEPLRSRDELSESNTSKEKNIFSNVFKSLQKPAKGSAEVKEQEVNCENQFSSSSENLNDTADEVKVKRRGLAGLFQRSASNDNLCDEESNTSEEKKLSGSWENLLGAAISKEKTARLTGIFKKSPKPAPRSITSESTSSDSLGNAAEEDLLADSEISVGDNLPDTSSQAKEKKVRFAGMFKKAVKTVQQQKSEDVEAPEEDELGHRRTIKRKRRVVSFRVKKTLPTMPKITVSSQTSDKLPVMEENVELHELNSPQESTIEVQPVEMAAYPTENNLLESDQENDELMEWWNSVKGWTEWNETSHFQEEDEEMAVEQAADRVYLAARLFVHLFNQRGASLQHRILELLSLADGADQFHKKTVSAAVGGGVASVAGSVATITGLILAPFTFGASVIVTAVGISVATAGGITSATANITDTVHSRMDRKKVEKMIQGYQEEIKDIRECLEFVQEGMDTLQEWDFEQYSQSAATKALNHSVKHVVREGGRAGKDLMINTTTLISTVQLLGATGGAVKAAQVISVTTGVMSGLFLALDVFFLAKDSHELRKGAKTQFAAKVREVCKELQDGLLELNKVKTQLQKTMDGIEVEEYEEEVMEIEEDLEWDPKKLAELEQELDLLEEKLDKKVEEEQKKSKEGEKENQKSKEKKKKSTKYGGDPQIMEKEKEGKKEKDEVEGKLKERPEEDKEMKTETSVKAAIEVLKEQVQKKGKKDKETKKQKEKCEHEKDKAKKDAGTKEKTRTEKKVDVKEQREQDDKSTKVDSERWKIERETQRREEMRGRKPDWKPVNTEKEEGSGRIWRKSSRSDSERGSKCELRESDKEKGNSSREMERLGGGATNGTESWRKTEEERAAEDRRAEMARSREQTEMNEGRDSREPERGDERRGSETESKRRQPERKEAEETEKGRRREDGESRRRHREREHTRRGRRPQSSALLGDGLYI, from the exons ATGGAGGCATGCATGATAAAGccagaagtaaaaaagaaaccGATAAAG CCTAAACCTCCTCCAAAACCTGCTCAG ATTAAAAGAAATGACCCAGAGAGACCGGAGAAACCGGCTCCTGAAGTGCCTCCAAGACCAACACACACTGCAAGTCCAGCATCATACTTG CCTAAACCTCCTCCAAAACCTGCTCAG ataaaaataaatgaccCAGAGACGCCAGAGATTCCACCTCCTTTTATTCCTCCGAGACCGACAGACGCC CCTAAACCTCCTCCAAAGCCTGCTCAG ATAAAAAGAAGTGACCCAGAGGGACTAAAGAAAGCAGCTCCTGTGTTGCCTCCGAGGCCGACAGACGCT gaTCCACAGTCTCTAAATGGTGACGTCTCAGGGAGTAATGATGATCATTCTGAACACTCCAAG GAAAAAGGAGGATtcttcagatttcagatttggaaaacaagcaaggCTCCTGGTGCGAGGACACCTGGGCAG GATAAAGAGCTGCTGCAAACTCAGTTATCAGTCAGCAATGGTGATCTGTCcgagaacaacaacagcaaa GCAACAGAGTCACTTGACAGTGAGCTCTCTGACACCACTGACAACCTGTCGGAGAACAAG TTTCATGATGGTGAACTCACAACCAGCAGTGAAGCTCTTTCTGAAAGCAAACCCAAA gAACGAGGAAGAATATTTTCTGCAATATTCAAAAAGTCTCCCAAACCTGCAGAAACCACTGAACCTGACGAG aatgAGTCTCCTGACACTGAACTCTTAATCAGTGATGATTTAACAGAGAATACACAG GAGAAAGGTGGAGGGCTGTTCAGCGGACTCCTCAAAAAGACCCTCAAAGTGTCACTG GACCGGGAAGCTGAGAACGAGCCACTTAGAAGCAGAGATGAGCTGTCTGAGAGTAACACGAGCAAG gagaaaaacattttcagcaacGTGTTTAAGAGTCTTCAGAAACCGGCCAAGGGCTCTGCAGAGGTCAAG GAGCAAGAGGTGAACTGTGAAAATCAGTTCTCTAGTAGCAGTGAGAATCTGAACGACACAGCTGATGAAGTAAag GTGAAGAGAAGAGGCCTAGCTGGACTATTCCAGAGATCAGCCAGCAATGACAACTTATGTGATGAG GAGTCAAACACGAGCGAGGAGAAGAAATTATCTGGGAGTTGGGAGAATCTGTTAGGAGCAGCCATATCAAAG GAGAAAACAGCTCGACTCACAGGGATCTTCAAAAAGTCTCCCAAACCAGCTCCACGCTCCATCACTTCAGAG TCCACCAGCTCAGACAGTCTCGGAAACGCTGCAGAG GAGGATCTTTTGGCAGACAGTGAAATCTCAGTCGGTGATAATCTTCCCGATACTTCTAGTCAAGCAAAG GAGAAAAAAGTCAGGTTTGCAGGGATGTTCAAGAAGGCTGTTAAAACTGTGCAACAACAG AAAAGTGAGGACGTGGAGGCACCAGAAGAAGACGAGCTGGGACACAGGAGGACCATCAAGAGGAAGAGACGA gTTGTGTCATTCAGAGTTAAGAAAACACTTCCCACAATGCCCAAGATTACTGTATCTTCACAG ACGTCAGACAAGCTGCCTGTCATGGAGGAGAATGTGGAGCTGCATGAGTTGAACTCGCCACAG GAGAGTACGATAGAGGTTCAGCCTGTGGAGATGGCAGCTTACCCGACTGAAAACAACCTTCTTGAATCTGACCAg GAAAATGATGAATTGATGGAGTGGTGGAACTCAGTGAAAG GATGGACAGAGTGGAACGAGACGTCACATTTCcaagaggaggatgaggagat ggCTGTGGAGCAGGCAGCTGATCGTGTCTACCTAGCAGCTCGcctgtttgtgcatctgttCAACCAGCGCGGTGCGTCCTTACAGCATCGCATCCTGGAGCTTCTGTCTCTGGCTGATGGAGCGGATCAGTTCCACAAGAAAACAGTGAGCGCCGCTGTGGGTGGAGGGGTGGCCAGTGTGGCGGGCAGCGTGGCTACGATCACAGGGCTCATTCTGGCTCCTTTCACTTTTGGTGCCTCAGTTATTGTCACGGCAGTGGGGATCAGCGTGGCGACTGCAGGCGGCATCACCTCAGCTACGGCTAATATCACAGATACAGTTCACTCCAGGATGGACAGAAAGAAAGTGGAGAAGATGATCCAGGGATACCAGGAGGAGATCAAAGACATCAGAGAGTGTTTGGAGTTTGTGCAG GAAGGTATGGACACCCTGCAGGAGTGGGACTTTGAGCAATATTCTCAAAGTGCTGCCACAAAGGCTTTAAACCATAGTGTGAAACATGTGGTGAGGGAGGGTGGCAGAGCTGGGAAGGACCTGATGATCAACACCACCacactcatcagcactgtacagcTTTTGGGTGCTACAGGTGGTGCAGTCAAAGCTGCCCAGGTCATCAGCGTCACCACGGGGGTCATGTCAGGTCTCTTCCTGGctctggatgttttctttctcgCCAAAGATTCCCATGAGCTCCGCAAAGGTGCCAAAACCCAGTTTGCTGCCAAAGTCAGGGAGGTGTGTAAAGAGCTTCAAGATGGTCTACTGGAGCTGAACAAGGTGAAGAcgcagctgcagaaaacaatggaCGGCATTGAGGTGGAGGAGTACGAGGAAGAGGTGATGGAGATTGAAGAGGATTTGGAGTGGGATCCAAAGAAACTggctgagctggagcaggaactggacctgctggaggagaaactgGACAAGAAGGttgaagaggagcagaagaagagtaAAGAGGGTGAGAAGGAAAATCAGAAAAgtaaggagaaaaagaagaagagcacGAAATATGGAGGAGATCCACAGATaatggagaaggagaaagaagggaagaaggaaaaagacGAGGTAGAAGGGAAACTCAAGGAACGTCCTGAAGAGGACAAAGAGATGAAAACTGAGACAAGTGTGAAAGCAGCGATAGAGGTTTTAAAAGAACAAGTtcagaaaaaaggcaaaaaagacaaagaaactaagaagcaaaaagaaaaatgtgagcATGAAAAGGACAAGGCAAAAAAAGATGCGGgtacaaaggaaaaaacaaggacagagaaaaaggtggatgtaaaagaacagagagaacaaGATGACAAGAGCACAAAGGTAGATtcagaaagatggaaaatagagagagaaactcaaaggagagaggaaatgagagggaGGAAGCCTGATTGGAAACCGGTGAATAccgagaaagaggaaggaagtggaAGAATATGGAGGAAAAGCAGCAGGAGCGACAGTGAAAGAGGGAGCAAGTGTGAACTGAGAGAGTctgataaagaaaaaggaaacagcagcagagagatggagagactCGGTGGAGGAGCAACCAACGGTACGGAGAGctggaggaagacagaggaggagagagcagcagaagaCAGGAGAGCTGAGATGGCAAGAAGTAGAGagcaaacagaaatgaatgaagGAAGAGACTCcagagagccagagagaggagatgaaagaCGAGGGAGTGAGACTGAGAGCAAGAGGAGGCAGCCTGAGAGGAAAGAagctgaggagacagagaaggggaggaggagagaggatggagagagtcggaggagacacagagagcgTGAACACACCCGCCGAGGACGACGACCACAGTCCAGCGCTCTGCTGGGAGACGGGCTGTATATTTAA
- the LOC113171725 gene encoding uncharacterized protein LOC113171725 isoform X1: MEACMIKPEVKKKPIKPKPPPKPAQIKRNDPERPEKPAPEVPPRPTHTASPASYLPKPPPKPAQIKINDPETPEIPPPFIPPRPTDAPKPPPKPAQIKRSDPEGLKKAAPVLPPRPTDADPQSLNGDVSGSNDDHSEHSKQEKGGFFRFQIWKTSKAPGARTPGQDKELLQTQLSVSNGDLSENNNSKATESLDSELSDTTDNLSENKFHDGELTTSSEALSESKPKERGRIFSAIFKKSPKPAETTEPDENESPDTELLISDDLTENTQEKGGGLFSGLLKKTLKVSLDREAENEPLRSRDELSESNTSKEKNIFSNVFKSLQKPAKGSAEVKEQEVNCENQFSSSSENLNDTADEVKVKRRGLAGLFQRSASNDNLCDEESNTSEEKKLSGSWENLLGAAISKEKTARLTGIFKKSPKPAPRSITSESTSSDSLGNAAEEDLLADSEISVGDNLPDTSSQAKEKKVRFAGMFKKAVKTVQQQKSEDVEAPEEDELGHRRTIKRKRRVVSFRVKKTLPTMPKITVSSQTSDKLPVMEENVELHELNSPQESTIEVQPVEMAAYPTENNLLESDQENDELMEWWNSVKGWTEWNETSHFQEEDEEMAVEQAADRVYLAARLFVHLFNQRGASLQHRILELLSLADGADQFHKKTVSAAVGGGVASVAGSVATITGLILAPFTFGASVIVTAVGISVATAGGITSATANITDTVHSRMDRKKVEKMIQGYQEEIKDIRECLEFVQEGMDTLQEWDFEQYSQSAATKALNHSVKHVVREGGRAGKDLMINTTTLISTVQLLGATGGAVKAAQVISVTTGVMSGLFLALDVFFLAKDSHELRKGAKTQFAAKVREVCKELQDGLLELNKVKTQLQKTMDGIEVEEYEEEVMEIEEDLEWDPKKLAELEQELDLLEEKLDKKVEEEQKKSKEGEKENQKSKEKKKKSTKYGGDPQIMEKEKEGKKEKDEVEGKLKERPEEDKEMKTETSVKAAIEVLKEQVQKKGKKDKETKKQKEKCEHEKDKAKKDAGTKEKTRTEKKVDVKEQREQDDKSTKVDSERWKIERETQRREEMRGRKPDWKPVNTEKEEGSGRIWRKSSRSDSERGSKCELRESDKEKGNSSREMERLGGGATNGTESWRKTEEERAAEDRRAEMARSREQTEMNEGRDSREPERGDERRGSETESKRRQPERKEAEETEKGRRREDGESRRRHREREHTRRGRRPQSSALLGDGLYI, from the exons ATGGAGGCATGCATGATAAAGccagaagtaaaaaagaaaccGATAAAG CCTAAACCTCCTCCAAAACCTGCTCAG ATTAAAAGAAATGACCCAGAGAGACCGGAGAAACCGGCTCCTGAAGTGCCTCCAAGACCAACACACACTGCAAGTCCAGCATCATACTTG CCTAAACCTCCTCCAAAACCTGCTCAG ataaaaataaatgaccCAGAGACGCCAGAGATTCCACCTCCTTTTATTCCTCCGAGACCGACAGACGCC CCTAAACCTCCTCCAAAGCCTGCTCAG ATAAAAAGAAGTGACCCAGAGGGACTAAAGAAAGCAGCTCCTGTGTTGCCTCCGAGGCCGACAGACGCT gaTCCACAGTCTCTAAATGGTGACGTCTCAGGGAGTAATGATGATCATTCTGAACACTCCAAG CAGGAAAAAGGAGGATtcttcagatttcagatttggaaaacaagcaaggCTCCTGGTGCGAGGACACCTGGGCAG GATAAAGAGCTGCTGCAAACTCAGTTATCAGTCAGCAATGGTGATCTGTCcgagaacaacaacagcaaa GCAACAGAGTCACTTGACAGTGAGCTCTCTGACACCACTGACAACCTGTCGGAGAACAAG TTTCATGATGGTGAACTCACAACCAGCAGTGAAGCTCTTTCTGAAAGCAAACCCAAA gAACGAGGAAGAATATTTTCTGCAATATTCAAAAAGTCTCCCAAACCTGCAGAAACCACTGAACCTGACGAG aatgAGTCTCCTGACACTGAACTCTTAATCAGTGATGATTTAACAGAGAATACACAG GAGAAAGGTGGAGGGCTGTTCAGCGGACTCCTCAAAAAGACCCTCAAAGTGTCACTG GACCGGGAAGCTGAGAACGAGCCACTTAGAAGCAGAGATGAGCTGTCTGAGAGTAACACGAGCAAG gagaaaaacattttcagcaacGTGTTTAAGAGTCTTCAGAAACCGGCCAAGGGCTCTGCAGAGGTCAAG GAGCAAGAGGTGAACTGTGAAAATCAGTTCTCTAGTAGCAGTGAGAATCTGAACGACACAGCTGATGAAGTAAag GTGAAGAGAAGAGGCCTAGCTGGACTATTCCAGAGATCAGCCAGCAATGACAACTTATGTGATGAG GAGTCAAACACGAGCGAGGAGAAGAAATTATCTGGGAGTTGGGAGAATCTGTTAGGAGCAGCCATATCAAAG GAGAAAACAGCTCGACTCACAGGGATCTTCAAAAAGTCTCCCAAACCAGCTCCACGCTCCATCACTTCAGAG TCCACCAGCTCAGACAGTCTCGGAAACGCTGCAGAG GAGGATCTTTTGGCAGACAGTGAAATCTCAGTCGGTGATAATCTTCCCGATACTTCTAGTCAAGCAAAG GAGAAAAAAGTCAGGTTTGCAGGGATGTTCAAGAAGGCTGTTAAAACTGTGCAACAACAG AAAAGTGAGGACGTGGAGGCACCAGAAGAAGACGAGCTGGGACACAGGAGGACCATCAAGAGGAAGAGACGA gTTGTGTCATTCAGAGTTAAGAAAACACTTCCCACAATGCCCAAGATTACTGTATCTTCACAG ACGTCAGACAAGCTGCCTGTCATGGAGGAGAATGTGGAGCTGCATGAGTTGAACTCGCCACAG GAGAGTACGATAGAGGTTCAGCCTGTGGAGATGGCAGCTTACCCGACTGAAAACAACCTTCTTGAATCTGACCAg GAAAATGATGAATTGATGGAGTGGTGGAACTCAGTGAAAG GATGGACAGAGTGGAACGAGACGTCACATTTCcaagaggaggatgaggagat ggCTGTGGAGCAGGCAGCTGATCGTGTCTACCTAGCAGCTCGcctgtttgtgcatctgttCAACCAGCGCGGTGCGTCCTTACAGCATCGCATCCTGGAGCTTCTGTCTCTGGCTGATGGAGCGGATCAGTTCCACAAGAAAACAGTGAGCGCCGCTGTGGGTGGAGGGGTGGCCAGTGTGGCGGGCAGCGTGGCTACGATCACAGGGCTCATTCTGGCTCCTTTCACTTTTGGTGCCTCAGTTATTGTCACGGCAGTGGGGATCAGCGTGGCGACTGCAGGCGGCATCACCTCAGCTACGGCTAATATCACAGATACAGTTCACTCCAGGATGGACAGAAAGAAAGTGGAGAAGATGATCCAGGGATACCAGGAGGAGATCAAAGACATCAGAGAGTGTTTGGAGTTTGTGCAG GAAGGTATGGACACCCTGCAGGAGTGGGACTTTGAGCAATATTCTCAAAGTGCTGCCACAAAGGCTTTAAACCATAGTGTGAAACATGTGGTGAGGGAGGGTGGCAGAGCTGGGAAGGACCTGATGATCAACACCACCacactcatcagcactgtacagcTTTTGGGTGCTACAGGTGGTGCAGTCAAAGCTGCCCAGGTCATCAGCGTCACCACGGGGGTCATGTCAGGTCTCTTCCTGGctctggatgttttctttctcgCCAAAGATTCCCATGAGCTCCGCAAAGGTGCCAAAACCCAGTTTGCTGCCAAAGTCAGGGAGGTGTGTAAAGAGCTTCAAGATGGTCTACTGGAGCTGAACAAGGTGAAGAcgcagctgcagaaaacaatggaCGGCATTGAGGTGGAGGAGTACGAGGAAGAGGTGATGGAGATTGAAGAGGATTTGGAGTGGGATCCAAAGAAACTggctgagctggagcaggaactggacctgctggaggagaaactgGACAAGAAGGttgaagaggagcagaagaagagtaAAGAGGGTGAGAAGGAAAATCAGAAAAgtaaggagaaaaagaagaagagcacGAAATATGGAGGAGATCCACAGATaatggagaaggagaaagaagggaagaaggaaaaagacGAGGTAGAAGGGAAACTCAAGGAACGTCCTGAAGAGGACAAAGAGATGAAAACTGAGACAAGTGTGAAAGCAGCGATAGAGGTTTTAAAAGAACAAGTtcagaaaaaaggcaaaaaagacaaagaaactaagaagcaaaaagaaaaatgtgagcATGAAAAGGACAAGGCAAAAAAAGATGCGGgtacaaaggaaaaaacaaggacagagaaaaaggtggatgtaaaagaacagagagaacaaGATGACAAGAGCACAAAGGTAGATtcagaaagatggaaaatagagagagaaactcaaaggagagaggaaatgagagggaGGAAGCCTGATTGGAAACCGGTGAATAccgagaaagaggaaggaagtggaAGAATATGGAGGAAAAGCAGCAGGAGCGACAGTGAAAGAGGGAGCAAGTGTGAACTGAGAGAGTctgataaagaaaaaggaaacagcagcagagagatggagagactCGGTGGAGGAGCAACCAACGGTACGGAGAGctggaggaagacagaggaggagagagcagcagaagaCAGGAGAGCTGAGATGGCAAGAAGTAGAGagcaaacagaaatgaatgaagGAAGAGACTCcagagagccagagagaggagatgaaagaCGAGGGAGTGAGACTGAGAGCAAGAGGAGGCAGCCTGAGAGGAAAGAagctgaggagacagagaaggggaggaggagagaggatggagagagtcggaggagacacagagagcgTGAACACACCCGCCGAGGACGACGACCACAGTCCAGCGCTCTGCTGGGAGACGGGCTGTATATTTAA